CAAAATAAACCTCATCCGGTGTCCTCCCTCCTAACCCAAAATGCGGCCTCTCCCCATTGTAGCTCCCAATCCACCTCCCTATCGCCTCCCGAGCTTCCTTCCCTCCCTCAAATTCCAGTAAATATACGCACTCGTACTTCAGCGACCTCCAAAAACGCTCCACCATTCGGTTGTCTTGCCATCGCCCACGACCGTCCATCGAAATCGCTACCCCTGCCTCCTCTAATACCTCCAAAAACTCCCTGCTCGTGTATTGACTCCCTTGATCCGTGTTGAATATCGCCGGCCTCCCGTACTTCTCCAACGCCTCCTCCAGTACCTGGCGGCAAAATCCAGCCTCCATCGTGTTCGATAACCCCCACGAAAGCACCTTCCGACTGTACCAGTCTAGCACTACCACCAGATAAAGATAGCCTCCCCTTACGGGAATGTATGTAATGTCCGAACACCATACCTCATTGGGCCTCTCCACCTTCCGATCCCTCAACAAATAAGGATAAGTCCGATGATCTTTCGCTTTTTCACTGGTCCTCCTGGGCCTGGGATAAAATACCTTGAGCCCCATAAGCCGCATCAGACGCTGCACCCTCTTGCGGTTCACCCTGTACCCTTCTTGCCTCAAAACCTCCGTCATCCTCCGGCTCCCATAGTAAGGCTTCTTAAGATAAATCTGGTCGATCCTCCGCATCAGCTCAAGGTTCTCCGGTCTCTCTCCTCGACCTCGATAGTAATAACCGGAACGACTGAAACCCAATAGCTCGCACTGCCGACTAACGCTTATCTCCTCTTCCTTAGAGATCGCCCCCTTCTTCTCCTCCAGGCTCAACTTCTCCTGGAGATTCCGGCTAAAAAATCGCGTTCCACCACCAGCTCCCCGATCTTGGCCTGTAGCCTTCGTATCTCTTCCTCATACCCTCTGGTATCCGAAGACTTGCCCCGGGCAAAAACTGATACCAGCCCCTCCTGGGCCTGCCTTTTCCATTTCGAGATCATATTGGGATGAAGATCAAATTGCGCAGCCAGCTCCGCAAGGGACTTCTCTTCCCTCAGAGCCTCAAGGGCTACCTTGGCCTTGAATTCCGGAGAATACCTCTTGGACTTTTTCCTGGACATTGGACCCCTCCTTTGTCTGATTTTTTCACCTTACCACACTGTACAAATTTCGGGGTCCACTTCA
This portion of the Thermosulfurimonas sp. F29 genome encodes:
- a CDS encoding IS3 family transposase (programmed frameshift) — its product is MSRKKSKRYSPEFKAKVALEALREEKSLAELAAQFDLHPNMISKWKRQAQEGLVSVFARGKSSDTRGYEEEIRRLQAKIGELVVERDFLAGISRKLSLEEKKGAISKEEEISVSRQCELLGFSRSGYYYRGRGERPENLELMRRIDQIYLKKPYYGSRRMTEVLRQEGYRVNRKRVQRLMRLMGLKVFYPRPRRTSEKAKDHRTYPYLLRDRKVERPNEVWCSDITYIPVRGGYLYLVVVLDWYSRKVLSWGLSNTMEAGFCRQVLEEALEKYGRPAIFNTDQGSQYTSREFLEVLEEAGVAISMDGRGRWQDNRMVERFWRSLKYECVYLLEFEGGKEAREAIGRWIGSYNGERPHFGLGGRTPDEVYF